Genomic window (Arcobacter aquimarinus):
TTACAAAATAGAGTTCCATCCTCTTTTATTACTATAATTATCTCTTTGTTTACTTTTAAATTTTCAGCATTTGATGCTTTGGGAAGAGATATCGGAATTATTCCTTTTGTAATAAAAGTTGATGTCATTAAAACAATAGTTAATAAAACAAGTAATACATCAATAAATGGTATTACATTTATTGAATCATATTTCTTTAGTTTCATAATGACTTTCCAAAACTTCAGCATAACGTCCCAAAATATTATAAAAAATCTGAGAACTAATAGCAACTACAAGTCCAATAGCAGTTGCTTTTAAAGCAAGTGCTAACGAACTCATAATTTTTGATGCATCAATATCTCCACTTCCCATAGTCA
Coding sequences:
- the exbD gene encoding TonB system transport protein ExbD gives rise to the protein MKLKKYDSINVIPFIDVLLVLLTIVLMTSTFITKGIIPISLPKASNAENLKVNKEIIIVIKEDGTLFCNNNIEGLKNIEEHILQFSKDTPIHINSDKNSKFEIFVSVLDMLKRYEYSNISIVTKK